Proteins found in one Eretmochelys imbricata isolate rEreImb1 chromosome 9, rEreImb1.hap1, whole genome shotgun sequence genomic segment:
- the CCDC160 gene encoding coiled-coil domain-containing protein 160 has protein sequence MENKDKHWVEKLFSPHFSAQYFFSQAYQPESLMFEKLALARAKRVEEIYNRAIKKYQEEKRLKRKECFSKLIVQEYEPNIVSAKINISKKETEGDSACCGAGNLDVGTEESLKKTEGHCIWNAKELADLRQEMHKNHVEGVSLKLQLSTLNAELVELKAKCKKIQVDFENAEQELLNSKKEVRCKNTQLQQIQKDSLKKDFELQALKQHLHEKSANIRSLNEELLQARKEIQSLDLKNKDLQQEVKKLKQQHDLGNKASIEKVKLHYDFKIRNIQKELEAVKSELSDEKLLHAKTVKALEILRKHFSAQPLSNTFDNLRVDFL, from the coding sequence ATGGAGAACAAAGATAAACATTGGGTGGAGAAgttgttttctcctcattttaGTGCACAATATTTTTTTAGTCAAGCCTATCAGCCTGAATCTCTGATGTTTGAAAAATTGGCTTTGGCAAGAGCAAAGAGAGTGGAAGAAATCTACAATAGAGCAATTAAAAAATATCAAGAAGAAAAAAGGCTCAAAAGGAAAGAATGTTTTTCCAAACTCATTGTACAAGAATATGAACCAAACATAGTAAGTGCAAAGATAAACATTTCAAAGAAGGAAACAGAGGGGGATTCTGCCTGCTGTGGAGCTGGTAATTTAGATGTTGGGACTGAAGAAAGCTTAAAGAAAACAGAGGGTCATTGTATCTGGAATGCAAAGGAATTAGCAGATTTGCGACAAGAAATGCACAAGAACCATGTGGAAGGAGTTTCTCTGAAACTTCAGCTGTCCACCTTGAATGCAGAGTTAGTGGAATTGAAAGCTAAATGCAAAAAAATACAAGTGGACTTTGAAAATGCTGAACAAGAACTTCTAAACTCCAAAAAAGAGGTTCGCTGCAAAAATACCCAATTACAGCAGATTCAAAAGGACAgcttaaaaaaagattttgagcTTCAAGccttaaaacaacatttacatGAAAAATCAGCAAACATAAGAAGCTTAAATGAAGAGCTGCTTCAGGCAagaaaagaaattcagagtttGGATCTAAAGAACAAGGATTTACAACAAGAAGTTAAGAAGTTAAAACAGCAACATGATCTTGGAAATAAGGCCTCCATAGAGAAGGTGAAACTGCATTATGATTTCAAAATAAGAAACATACAAAAAGAACTGGAGGCTGTTAAAAGTGAGCTGAGTGATGAAAAGCTTTTGCATGCTAAGACTGTTAAGGCTTTAGAAATACTTAGGAAACATTTTTCAGCCCAACCATTATCTAATACATTTGACAATCTAAGAgtagattttctttaa